A genomic window from Lotus japonicus ecotype B-129 chromosome 1, LjGifu_v1.2 includes:
- the LOC130729650 gene encoding U4/U6 small nuclear ribonucleoprotein Prp31 homolog, translating into MATLADSFLADLDELSDNEAEIPEDNDADAADMEEDIDGDLADLENLNYDDLDSVSKLQKTQRYVDIMQKVEEALKRSSDASNQGVDLEDDPEYQLIVECNALSVDIENEIVIIHNFIRDKYRLKFPELESLVHHPIDYARVVKKIGNEVDLTLVDLEGLLPSAIIMVVSVTASTTTGKPLPEEVLSKTIEACDRALALDSAKKKVLDFVESRMGYIAPNLSSIVGSAVAAKLMGTAGGLTSLAKMPACNVQLLGAKKKNLAGFSTATSQFRVGYLEQTEIFQTTPPALRMRACRLLAAKSTLAARVDSIRGDPSGRTGRSFKDEIHKKIEKWQEPPPAKQPKPLPVPDSEPKKKRGGRRLRKMKERYAVTDMRKLANRMQFGIPEESSLGDGLGEGYGMLGQAGSGKLRVSMGQSKLAAKVAKKFKEKSYGSSGATSGLTSSLAFTPVQGIELSNPQAHAHQLGTGTQSTYFSETGTFSKIRRT; encoded by the exons ATG GCTACACTTGCCGATTCTTTTCTCGCCGACCTCGATGAACTCTCTGATAACGAAGCTGAAATTCCC GAGGATAATGACGCTGATGCTGCAGATATGGAAGAAGATATTGATGGAGACTTGGCTGATCTAGAAAACCTCAACTATGATGACTTGGACAGTGTTTCCAAGCTGCAGAAAACCCAGAGATACGTTGATATTATGCAG AAAGTGGAAGAAGCCCTTAAAAGGAGTTCAGATGCATCCAATCAGGGGGTAGATTTAGAAGATGATCCTGAATACCAATTGATTGTGGAATGCAATGCACTGTCAGTTGACATTGAGAATGAAATTGTTATTATTCACAATTTTATTCGTGACAAGTATCGCTTGAAATTTCCAGAGCTTGAGTCACTGGTGCATCACCCAATTGATTATGCACGTGTTGTTAAAAAGATAGGAAATGAAGTGGATCTGACTCTTGTTGATCTAGAAGGGCTTTTACCCTCAGCCATTATCATGGTTGTCTCAGTTACAGCGTCAACTACGACTGGCAAACCACTTCCCGAAGAAGTCCTTAGTAAGACAATTGAGGCTTGTGATCGAGCTCTTGCTCTTGATTCAGCGAAGAAGAAAGTTCTTGATTTTGTTGAGAGTAGAATGGGGTACATTGCACCTAATCTTTCTTCCATAGTTGGGAGTGCTGTTGCAGCTAAACTCATGGGGACGGCTGGTGGTTTAACATCTCTTGCAAAGATGCCTGCTTGTAATGTTCAGCTTCTTGGTGCCAAGAAAAAGAATCTTGCTGGCTTCTCCACCGCAACATCTCAATTTCGTGTAGGTTACCTAGAGCAAACGGAAATATTTCAGACCACTCCTCCTGCTTTAAGGATGCGGGCATGCCGACTCCTGGCTGCAAAGTCTACACTTGCAGCACGGGTAGATTCAATTCGTGGGGATCCATCTGGGAGAACTGGGAGGTCTTTCAAGGATGAGATccacaaaaaaattgaaaagtggCAAGAGCCCCCTCCTGCCAAGCAACCCAAACCCCTTCCAGTTCCTGATTCAGAGCCTAAAAAGAAGAGAGGTGGTCGGCGTCTTAGGAAGATGAAGGAAAG GTATGCAGTAACAGACATGAGGAAGTTAGCCAACAGGATGCAATTTGGAATCCCTGAAGAGAGTTCTTTAG GTGATGGTCTGGGTGAGGGTTATGGAATGCTTGGTCAGGCTGGCAGTGGCAAGCTTCGTGTGTCTATGGGTCAAAGTAAACTTGCTGCAAAAGTTGCTAAGAA ATTCAAGGAAAAGAGCTATGGCAGCAGTGGTGCTACATCTGGTTTAACCTCAAGTCTTGCATTTACTCCTGTGCAG GGGATTGAGCTGTCAAATCCACAGGCCCATGCACATCAACTTGGTACTGGAACTCAAAGTACCTATTTCTCTGAAACAGGAACATTTTCGAAGATCAGGAGGACTTGA
- the LOC130729651 gene encoding AUGMIN subunit 6-like isoform X1, with translation MMMMMMMMEREKEREMELENAMYSNCLLLGLDPSIIGGARGSNSNGATSRVGLFRHSNPKLGEQLLYFILSSLRGPIQSAKDFGKVWPIFDSARSRDFRKVVQGIISELESQGALPRSNSRVSSLATCCGPRFVELLWQLSMHALQEVHRRTFTDDTTSNPFPASLAGVAFTHATTLLQVTKAKIALERRKFLKYAQMSEQWQDTSLNLARELTAEFRGLCAEEAYLQQELDKTLHDLRNKVKLEGELWDDLVSSSTHNSHLVSKATRLWESLLARKSQHEVLSSGPIEDLIAHREHRYRISGSSLLAAMDQSSQAPYSDELLGQPGNFPVVDADNNKENEGLHLTNETLTRLDGRTGGVYQTVDVAEVIRGWTHALQRISKQSLHLAKANDGEGPDILRSAQEGGSSSHAESLSATLAEHQQHLVSFQVLINQLKEIAPTLQKSISECSEKVIYIASNLPPMNKHHGQLTSPIQGQSSGRMDGSAGDVGQVTLRISNDRFDKVSVTPPTLKLPQLFSSTPTSSGKAGNVQRWHDTAPQASQTENLSDRIDLDSPSINQVESLAEGNDSFYVQDLKRSVREAALSSMCYNSKLSHDSHSDGSSEHFFATIPDTGFSHLDAETRVSSLMSKRLFVSQMDDSLLEESHTCDGHGEIKFDEFPNMLNGPESVSDYDHVDGFLSSSGSNATSDAQQSSLEFDDAQDQVFSPPLLIDTSLSVESFEDLLAPLSETETALMEH, from the exons atgatgatgatgatgatgatgatggagagagagaaggagaggGAGATGGAGCTCGAAAACGCAATGTACTCTAACTGTTTGCTGCTAGGTTTGGATCCATCGATTATCGGAGGAGCGAGAGGATCCAATTCCAATGGCGCCACTTCTCGGGTCGGACTCTTCCGTCATTCGAACCCTAAATTAGGAGAACAACTCCTCTACTTCATCCTCTCCTCCCTCAGAGGTCCAATTCAATCCGCCAAA GATTTTGGTAAGGTTTGGCCAATTTTCGATTCCGCGCGGTCTCGTGATTTTCGCAAG GTTGTGCAAGGGATCATTAGTGAGCTCGAGTCGCAGGGTGCGCTTCCCAGGAGCAATTCGAGAGTTTCTTCACTTGCTACATGTTGTGGGCCTAG GTTTGTTGAACTTCTGTGGCAGCTTTCTATGCATGCTTTGCAAGAGGTTCATAGGAGGACGTTTACTGATGACACAACTTCTAACCCATTTCCTGCATCATTGGCTGGTGTAGCATTCACACATGCTACTACTCTCCTTCAAGTTACAAAG GCTAAAATAGCCCTTGAAAGAAGGAAGTTTCTTAAATATGCACAAATGTCTGAACAATGGCAAGATACAAGTTTGAATTTGGCTCGTGAATTGACTGCTGAATTTCGTGGCTTATGTGCTGAGGAG GCTTATTTGCAACAAGAGCTAGATAAAACACTACATGACTTGAGGAATAAAGTAAAGTTGGAAGGTGAACTCTGGGATGACCTCGTGTCGAGCTCAACCCATAACTCCCATTTGGTTTCAAAAGCTACTCGCCTATGGGAGTCTTTATTAGCTCGTAAAA GTCAACATGAAGTTCTTTCGTCGGGCCCTATTGAGGACTTGATAGCTCACCGGGAACATAG GTATAGAATCTCTGGATCATCTTTGCTGGCAGCAATGGACCAGAGTTCTCAGGCTCCATATTCGGATGAATTACTTGGCCAACCTGGAAATTTTCCGGTTGTGGATGCAGATAACAACAAGGAGAATGAAGGATTGCATCTTACGAATGAGACATTGACAAGATTAGATGGTAGAACTGGAGGAGTCTATCAAACTGTTGATGTAGCAGAGGTCATACGGGGATGGACTCATGCTTTGCAACGTATCAGTAAACAATCACTTCATCTG GCGAAAGCAAATGATGGAGAGGGTCCAGATATACTGCGAAGTGCTCAAGAAGGTGGCTCAAGTAGTCATGCTGAGTCTTTATCAGCAACCCTTGCAGAGCATCAGCAGCACTTGGTTAGCTTTCAG GTGCTTATTAACCAACTCAAGGAAATTGCTCCAACATTGCAAAAGTCCATATCAGAGTGTTCGGAAAAGGTGATCTACATAGCTTCCAATCTTCCACCAATGAACAAACATCATGGTCAGCTGACGTCACCTATACAAGGACAGAGTAGTGGGAGAATG GATGGTAGCGCTGGTGATGTTGGTCAGGTGACTTTAAGAATATCAAATGATCGATTTGACAAGGTTTCTGTCACTCCTCCCACTTTAAAGCTTCCTCAATTATTTAGCTCGACCCCAACTTCTTCTGGAAAAGCTGGTAATGTGCAAAGGTGGCATGACACAGCTCCCCAAGCCAGCCAAACTGAGAATCTTTCTGATAGAATAGATTTGGATTCTCCTTCAATTAACCAAGTAGAGAGTTTAGCAGAAG GTAACGATAGTTTCTATGTCCAGGACTTGAAGAGGTCAGTAAGAGAAGCAGCATTGTCATCGATGTGTTACAATTCAAAATTGTCACATGACAGTCATTCTGATGGAAGTTCTGAGCACTTCTTTGCCACTATTCCAGATACTGGGTTTTCTCATTTAGATGCAGAAACAAGGGTCTCGTCGTTGATGAGTAAACGTTTATTTGTATCTCAGATGGATGATTCTTTGCTAGAAGAGAGCCACACATGTGATGGACATggggagatcaagtttgatgaATTTCCAAATATGTTGAATGGTCCAGAAAGTGTTTCTGATTATGACCATGTAGATGGATTTCTCTCATCTTCAGGTTCAAATGCAACTTCTGATGCACAACAATCAAGTCTTGAATTTGATGATGCTCAGGATCAAGTCTTTTCACCACCTCTGCTAATCGACACATCACTTTCAGTAGAATCATTTGAAGACTTGCTGG CTCCTCTCTCTGAGACTGAAACGGCCTTGATGGAGCACTGA
- the LOC130729651 gene encoding AUGMIN subunit 6-like isoform X2: protein MHALQEVHRRTFTDDTTSNPFPASLAGVAFTHATTLLQVTKAKIALERRKFLKYAQMSEQWQDTSLNLARELTAEFRGLCAEEAYLQQELDKTLHDLRNKVKLEGELWDDLVSSSTHNSHLVSKATRLWESLLARKSQHEVLSSGPIEDLIAHREHRYRISGSSLLAAMDQSSQAPYSDELLGQPGNFPVVDADNNKENEGLHLTNETLTRLDGRTGGVYQTVDVAEVIRGWTHALQRISKQSLHLAKANDGEGPDILRSAQEGGSSSHAESLSATLAEHQQHLVSFQVLINQLKEIAPTLQKSISECSEKVIYIASNLPPMNKHHGQLTSPIQGQSSGRMDGSAGDVGQVTLRISNDRFDKVSVTPPTLKLPQLFSSTPTSSGKAGNVQRWHDTAPQASQTENLSDRIDLDSPSINQVESLAEGNDSFYVQDLKRSVREAALSSMCYNSKLSHDSHSDGSSEHFFATIPDTGFSHLDAETRVSSLMSKRLFVSQMDDSLLEESHTCDGHGEIKFDEFPNMLNGPESVSDYDHVDGFLSSSGSNATSDAQQSSLEFDDAQDQVFSPPLLIDTSLSVESFEDLLAPLSETETALMEH from the exons ATGCATGCTTTGCAAGAGGTTCATAGGAGGACGTTTACTGATGACACAACTTCTAACCCATTTCCTGCATCATTGGCTGGTGTAGCATTCACACATGCTACTACTCTCCTTCAAGTTACAAAG GCTAAAATAGCCCTTGAAAGAAGGAAGTTTCTTAAATATGCACAAATGTCTGAACAATGGCAAGATACAAGTTTGAATTTGGCTCGTGAATTGACTGCTGAATTTCGTGGCTTATGTGCTGAGGAG GCTTATTTGCAACAAGAGCTAGATAAAACACTACATGACTTGAGGAATAAAGTAAAGTTGGAAGGTGAACTCTGGGATGACCTCGTGTCGAGCTCAACCCATAACTCCCATTTGGTTTCAAAAGCTACTCGCCTATGGGAGTCTTTATTAGCTCGTAAAA GTCAACATGAAGTTCTTTCGTCGGGCCCTATTGAGGACTTGATAGCTCACCGGGAACATAG GTATAGAATCTCTGGATCATCTTTGCTGGCAGCAATGGACCAGAGTTCTCAGGCTCCATATTCGGATGAATTACTTGGCCAACCTGGAAATTTTCCGGTTGTGGATGCAGATAACAACAAGGAGAATGAAGGATTGCATCTTACGAATGAGACATTGACAAGATTAGATGGTAGAACTGGAGGAGTCTATCAAACTGTTGATGTAGCAGAGGTCATACGGGGATGGACTCATGCTTTGCAACGTATCAGTAAACAATCACTTCATCTG GCGAAAGCAAATGATGGAGAGGGTCCAGATATACTGCGAAGTGCTCAAGAAGGTGGCTCAAGTAGTCATGCTGAGTCTTTATCAGCAACCCTTGCAGAGCATCAGCAGCACTTGGTTAGCTTTCAG GTGCTTATTAACCAACTCAAGGAAATTGCTCCAACATTGCAAAAGTCCATATCAGAGTGTTCGGAAAAGGTGATCTACATAGCTTCCAATCTTCCACCAATGAACAAACATCATGGTCAGCTGACGTCACCTATACAAGGACAGAGTAGTGGGAGAATG GATGGTAGCGCTGGTGATGTTGGTCAGGTGACTTTAAGAATATCAAATGATCGATTTGACAAGGTTTCTGTCACTCCTCCCACTTTAAAGCTTCCTCAATTATTTAGCTCGACCCCAACTTCTTCTGGAAAAGCTGGTAATGTGCAAAGGTGGCATGACACAGCTCCCCAAGCCAGCCAAACTGAGAATCTTTCTGATAGAATAGATTTGGATTCTCCTTCAATTAACCAAGTAGAGAGTTTAGCAGAAG GTAACGATAGTTTCTATGTCCAGGACTTGAAGAGGTCAGTAAGAGAAGCAGCATTGTCATCGATGTGTTACAATTCAAAATTGTCACATGACAGTCATTCTGATGGAAGTTCTGAGCACTTCTTTGCCACTATTCCAGATACTGGGTTTTCTCATTTAGATGCAGAAACAAGGGTCTCGTCGTTGATGAGTAAACGTTTATTTGTATCTCAGATGGATGATTCTTTGCTAGAAGAGAGCCACACATGTGATGGACATggggagatcaagtttgatgaATTTCCAAATATGTTGAATGGTCCAGAAAGTGTTTCTGATTATGACCATGTAGATGGATTTCTCTCATCTTCAGGTTCAAATGCAACTTCTGATGCACAACAATCAAGTCTTGAATTTGATGATGCTCAGGATCAAGTCTTTTCACCACCTCTGCTAATCGACACATCACTTTCAGTAGAATCATTTGAAGACTTGCTGG CTCCTCTCTCTGAGACTGAAACGGCCTTGATGGAGCACTGA